Within the Mugil cephalus isolate CIBA_MC_2020 chromosome 1, CIBA_Mcephalus_1.1, whole genome shotgun sequence genome, the region aactcaGTTTAAAAGTAGTTTTACTTAAATGTGACTGATTGTTAACAAACCTTTGGAAGTGGAGCAGTGCTCGTCTAACAGCTTCACGTCGTACCAGTATCCTCGGCTCAGACCACTGTCGCTCCGTAACCGTGACAACGCCAGGTTAGCCGCCGCCGACGGCATTGCCCGCGAGAACATTGGGTCACATGACCATGGGCCAATCAGAGCCAGCTTGAAGGTTGCTGTCCAAACATGAGTAATGCCTACGAACCAGAGGCACACCAGCAGCAACCAGGGAAGCTGCATCTTGAAAACCTGCTGGAGAGTCGTCGCTGGTCAGCTTGAGGTTATATCGCatgaacacactgaacacaactGGACATTCATCATACGTCACACATTTATGACCAATCAAGTCTGTTTTGGTTTCAGAATGTCATTTAAGAAAAGTTACACTGATGAAGGTCATCAACAATAACCATGAAAAGCATCTAAACCGATCACATTTCAAGCATCAAAGCCTGAAAACCTAACCTGCTGAAACAAGTGGAGCCATGTGTCGTCGCACTCTGAGCCCCAGTCAATCATTCAAACCATCATCACCAACTTCATCACCTGAACTAATTCCATCGGTACAAGAATGGAGACGAGCAAAACCCCGACCCTTCGATGACACTCAACTTTAATGGGACTGTGTGGAGGTAACTCTAACCACAGGTGAAAGGTACAGGTACAGGGTTAGGGCATTCAATGAAACACACCTTTAGACATCAGCCAAGGATCACTATCTGTCGCCTCATCCTGTCAAATATTTATgaatgtctgtctctctgtgctaACTTTAGTGTCTTCTGGGTAATATTATCTTCAGCCATGTTGTCTAACTGTACTTACAGAGTGAACTACCCTGACtgctgtgacctctgacctttaagtcttcatgttaatgctaatgctaaagaGCACTAAGTATAGCAACACTTTTAACACTATTAACATGCGGACTGACCGTCGTTGCCACTCTGAGGACACCTTTGTCCCGTGATGACATCACACATGTGTGATGATGTCATTCTATAGCCTCACCTGCTCTTAAAGCTGCTCATGATCTGACTGATAgtagaaatgtgtttaaatcaCCAAATAACTACATTCTTAAGGTCATAAATAAAGAGTCACGTCAGCTGTTTCTACCTGCTGCTCagctgacaaacacacaacacaacttcaCCCTGAGCAGGTTTTCACCTCTTTGGTGATGAGTTAGTACGACTTGACTGAAGCTATGAATGATCTATTTTACCCTGAAATTGATTCAAAAATGGTTTACCTTTGTCTCAGAGCTTCATCTGTCAAAAGCAGAACGTCCAGCTCCAGTCAACGGAGAATCCTGTGAGCACTGAATCATGGACGAGCTGCAGAATGTGCTGATGTCAGGATGAGCAGGGAAGAGAGAGGCTTTGGTCTAATCCTGTTTAGAGTTCAGGAGAAACTTTGGCTTCGGTTCAGAGTCTGTCATGAGAAGATGACCTTGTTACCTGATAATGACGACATCTGAGTTTAAGACCAGAATATCAGagtccagcagcttctcctcaGTTGAATAATAACCATGTGAACGTATGCCACCCCCTAGCCCCCAGTCCTCCTGAAAGAAACCAGGATCTGTCCTTCAATGGACCAGGACTGGTCAACatgtctcagagtgatgcatTAGTGTCCAGGTCCAGGCTGGACCACTGTCCTCCAAGGTTTACACACCCTAACCCTTCAAGACCTCATGGGACAAAGGTCTAcctgtggttcctagaggttctagaCTAGAATGGGGGGTAGACCCTCTCAGAACCCAGACTTTCGTCTTTGATAAAGCTGCTAGTTGGAGCCAGACTGAACCGTCCCTTAGTGACGTTGATATAGGCCTGGACTGCTGGGGGGGCGATGCACCGAGCACCgttcctctaattttttttcttttaatttcttctctatttCTACTCAAGCATTGTGTCCTGCTACTGTACAACATGTTAcctcttgtctttctctccacctcccttctcctcctcatctaaCCATCCTGTAACATCAGCATCTGTATCTGGAGTTAGTATCACCCTCAGATTCTACATGAACGCTTTAGTCACATGTATCTATGACATCAGTATGTttatctcttctcctcctcttgtctcttttttttttctgcctcaaaCAGACAGGTCTTGTGGTCACTCATGGTTCATGATCGTGGGTCCCGAGTTGGCCCCAGGTTTATCTGTTAATCCAGATTTGGATTACGTCCATCCTCAAGAGATCACAGCTCCCAGCTGGTCTGCAGCCAGGAATAGAGGGAGGATTAGACCTCCACTAACCTGCCTCCAGTGGCCTGGGATGGATTTGTTTAGTGtgacagataataataataataataataataataataataataataatgacagatGTGTCAAAGTTCTGAAGAGGGAATGTTTTCTCATCATCTCCAGGAGATTCATCAGAATCAGGAGTCAGAAGGTCCAGCTCCCCCAGAGTCTCAGATTCACTTATTACTCTGCCCCAATGATGGACAATTTAAACTCCCAGTGAAGGAAGATGACTGGATGATACTTCGCCCAAAACTGGGAAACAATGTACGCCCAGAAATTTTCAGCTGCATGAATCTACGCATATGCTTGTTACTGCACACCTTTCCTGATTCATCCCAAATGAGTTGAGTACAGCTGCAGCTCCTGTTATTATGCTAATGAGTACAAACCTGTGGCTGGCTTTTACTAACCTTTGActaaacaacaatggaaaacacatcagaaatgCCAAAACAATGAATAGAGTTTCAAAGAATGTAAATGTACAACTGATGTGCTTTATCAAAGGGCCACATCATCCGAGGGCCCGGGGGAAGCCAGTCTGGTCACAGTGACATAACGAAAACCATGGACCAGTGTGAGAACCGATCCCAGAGTGAGGCCCGTGGCTCAACACCATACTGACCCCAGTAGACCCCATCACAGAGCCACAACAGTTCCTCTACTATCCATCACATCCTAGAGACCTGCATCCTGCACATTGGTTTCTTTCATTAATCAGGATCCAGTATACTGAGTCCGGACCCCTAACTCCATGAGACCAAGAGAACCATTACCTACAGAGAACAAAAAGAACCAGAAGATGGGAGCACACCCCCAAGACTCCTCAGGACAGTCATCCAGTGGACTCAGACCCACAACTAGAGACCTGAGCTCACTGGTCAACTGTCAGCAGCAGTAAAAACCTGGCCATGGACCTAGATAGAATGCTGACTGTACAAAAGACCTGGGGAAAGACTTACTGTGGATGAAATATGGACCATGAGTTTGGTGCTGCTAAAACATGAAAGGAGAAATCGTCCGTCTGTCTGAAGAGAACTTGGACAATGATCCAGAACCCAGCATCTAGTCCACCTCTGAACGGATGGGGACCAACTACGTGAACTTAAGTCGTCCTGTGTTACACTTGAGTGTAACACAATATCACATGTGCAATACtactttgacactttaactacaatgtcactttaaaaaaaaatatatattttttttttaaccatgcctcactttatttattttatttatttgtcataccttatctgctgttttacagttttattttatgtaccgctcttcgccttcctaattgcccttcggggataaatcaagttttttctgattccgatctgattctgattcaggTCTGGATGTGTAGATGCTGCGGCCTGACCTTAAACAGGAGGTTGATGCTGAAGAACCCTCCAATGAGGCTGAACGACAACAACTCTGTAAAGACGAGAGGAACTAAACTCCTCCCTCTGAGGGAGGAACAACCAGGATCAGGTTTAGGAGAGGACCACTTCACCCCAGCACCATGGAGGACTGGAGTCTTGTACTCGTAGTCTACTTTGGATTTGGGTCATGCCAGTCAGTTTAACACATAACATGTGGGAAATAAGGATGCAGCCACCTTTGggtttaaatggttaaataagtGCTGAAATGCGGGAAGAATTATTGCTTTCAAATCCTTCTTGACTTCAGAAGATCTAAGAGAACATGGTACAGTGAACAAATGCGACTTTCAGGACTTCACATATTCTGTGTCACATATGTGTCATATATTCTCACGATGGCTCGTGTTTTCACTGTGCAACGCGCAAATCCACACAAAGTCCACTTTTGATACGTCCTGCCATGTGAAACAGTCAAAACATCTGGAGACTAAACACCTGGAGCCTAGACTTCACCTGGAGACTAGACATCTGGAGACTAGACTTCACCTGGAGACTAAACATCTGGAGACTAGACTTCACCTGGAGCCTAGACTTCACCTGGAGACTAGACTTCACCTGGAGCCTAGACTTCACCTGGAGACTAGACATCTGGAGACTAAACATCTGGAGACTAGACATCTGGAGACTAGACATCTGGAGACTAGACTTCACCTGGAGACTAAACACCTGGAGCCTAGACACCTGGAGACTAAAGATCTGGAGACTAAACATCTGGAGACTAAATGTCTGGAGACTAAACGTCTGGAACAGAAGGAGGCAGCTGCAGTCTTGAGTTGGGTCTCTGGAGACATCGGTGGGTTAAAGGTGGACATGAGGCCGTCTCTTCCCTAGAGACAGAGGCCGTCTCTTTAAACGTTGGAGTCCTTAAACGTCCTTCCTGTCTGGATGAGAATTATCGACCTGTAACTTCTGGGTGTTTCAACGTCGAACAacatgtgtttcttcttctgtggtgaaTGTGGATCAAACATTGACTTCATTACTCTAAAGAGTccgttttgtttatttacacaaaaacacatcaaagacacaaagaacTGGTCAGAGACCACTCAGTCAATACCACAAACAATAAACCAGCGTCACTCCTCCActggccaatcacagagcagggTGACACCAGCTCTTCCTGATTGGAAGGAGGACAGTCAGCTGATGTGTCCTCAGAGGGAAATCTTGGTGTTCCTGAAGCTCGAGTTGTCCCTGAAACAGTAGACACTGGTTTATCCAACAGAAATGATCTGAGTGTGTAGTTCATTAATTCaccagtcagtgcgtttacatgcagagtttaatggagctatgctctaaGTTCTACtctctgactacagtccttgtcccagtttacatgcagcgcaagaaaatctaataataatactaagtTGATCTAGAGTTGGTACCTGAGGCTGTCATTGTGCGTCTTGTACTCCATGATGGTGTTAGCTGGAAGGTTGAGGACTCGTCTCAAAGTGTCTCTGATTCTGGACGTTGTTGTCTGGTCGTTGGACGTTCTGTTCCAAATGGACAAGATGTCCtcctgacagacagagacagacagagagtagATCACTGGTCTATCAGACCTGACCAGATCCATAGTAATACTACCTTGTAGTAGTACTATCTTACTCCTCAGAGTGCGACGTTGCGGAGTTCTCCGAGTCAACTTATCTTTTTGCTATCTTCTACTTTTTACTCTTTTGTGCCGAGTTAAGGCACACACATCTAAGAGTATCTATGAACGGGCGACCTTACTACAGCTGAGAGAGCGCAGTCATCTCGGACTTTTTGACTCGAACATGCTGGAGTCATACCCAGAGCTAATACGCTACATGGACTCGACGCTAGCCCGGCCCCCGACAGGGAGCTCTCCCAAGAACAACAGGCCCAAGCGGAAGCGCGACAGACGGGGAGGATTGATCCGGCGCTTGGTTAGCAACAGAAGGCTTACCCATGCCCGAGGTGCCACTTTCCCAGACGGCCTCAACACCTTCTATCCTAGATGTGACGGGCTGAACATGGACTCTCCCTCATAAGCAACCTGTAACCCCATGGACGCTGTCTTTCAGGTGACACATGCAGGTCCTGAAGGCTCTGAAGAAGGTGAACCCCCACAAGGTGGTGGGACCTGATGGAGTGCACCCCAGAGTACTGAAGGCCTGTGGGGAACAACTATCTGGTGTGTACACTGACTTCTTCAATCTGTCACTATCCCAGGCTGTAGTTCCCCGTATTTTCAAGTCCTCCACTATTATACCAGTTGCCAAAAGACCAGACAGACCCACCCTGAACGACTACAGACCAGTGGCACTCACACCAGTCGCCATGAAGTGCCTACAAAAACTGGTTCTCACCCACATCAACAACAGACACTGTCGACTCACTCCAGTTTGCCTACCGCTCCAACTGTTCTACAGCCTCTCTTCATCAGAGGGACTGAGGTGGAGAGGGCTGACAGCTACAGATTCCTGGCACTGCAGGTTACATCTGACTGGAGCTGGACTCTGAACACCACAGCCACAGTGAAAAAAGGCTTAACTTCATCAGGCTGCTCAGGAAAGCTGGACTGAACTATCGCCCTCTCACCCAGGCCTACAGACGACTGGTAGAGAGCATCCTCACTGCATCACTGTCTGGTACAGAAACACCACCCAGGCAGAGAGGAAGGCTCTGCAAAGAGTCATAAAGGCCGCAGAGAGGATTATAGGGACAAAACTCCCTACCTTGGACTCCATGTACATGCAGCACTGTcagagaagagcagagggaaTCATCAGAGACTCACTCCACCCAGCTCACTCTCTGCTCAGACACAAACGCTGCACTTACAACCTGAGACGCAGCAGAGTGGACAGTATCACTGCACATACAACTCGCTTTTTCAATAGCTTCTTCTCCACAATAGTCAGACTGATGGCTAAACAAAACTGCTGAATAACAATACATGTACAATACTACCTCACTGTACCTGTGCAATATATATGACCCCTGCAACCCCGtctatttacatatttatatttatatatatacgtctatattaatatttataaatatttattactcTGCACACCACCACCTTCTGTACAGCACATCTCCTTTTgtacatttatacatatatatacataaacagCTATTTTTTATAATGTTACCTCACAACATCTTACCTGCTAAtgtcatatatgtatatagtctCCACATCTGTCCTGTTAcctctttatattttatcttcatcattttatttttcatattctcgtattttaagtttctttctGTTGACCACAAGAGAGCCCTGCACAAGAATTCCAATGTGTCTGGACTGTGGTCTGTCACAAATGGCTAATaaaaatcttgaatcttgaatccactagtagtagtactagtagtacaGTGGTACCTGGAAGCGTATAGAGACCACGGCTCCACAGATCTCCTCCCCCACCATGAACTGTTCCCCCAACATGGCCAGAATGATGTTCTCCCAGAACCGACTGGCCAGACCTTTACGAAGACGGATGATCCACTTCCCCCCACTACGGTTGGACTCATCCTGGAAGACACCGgggggaggacaggagaggacagaagaggacagaGCTCAGACAATGAAGATATGACAGTGATACTACAGAGACTACATAGATCTAGTCTCTACCTCCCACATGGGTTTGATTCCCTCCTTGAACAGGTGGAAGTCGCTGTGTCCACTCAAGTCCCCGGGTCTGACCAGGTGACTGTAGAACTTCCAGAACTGCTCCACCTGAGGACGACACACATTAAATTAATACAAATAAGAACCTTGTCTAACCCTGTTTGTCTTTGGTTTGGACCAGTGGACATCAATCTAACAAAAGACACTGTGGACGGATCTGATCAGAGTCCACTGGATTATTTTCAGCTCATCGGGTCATGGGTTCAATAGTTCACCAGCTCACTAATAAACCAGGTAGTAAGAGTAGGGGAGTGGGGTTAGGGAAGGGGGGATTAGGGTAAGGGGGGTTAGGGTAGTGGGGGGTTAGGGAAGGGGGAATTAGGGTAAGGGGGCTTAGGGTAGTGGGGGGTTAGGGTAGGGGGGTTGGGGTAGAGGGGGTTAGGGTAGTGGGGTTAGGGTAGTGGGGGGTTAGGGTAGTGGGGTTAGGGTGTGGGTTAGGGTAGtggggttagggtaaggggcgtTAGGGTAGTGGGATTAGGGTAGtggggttagggtaaggggcgtAAGGGTAGGGGGGGTAGGGtagtggggttagggttagggttagggtagtggGGGGTTAGGGtagtggggttagggttagggttagggtagtggGGGGTTAGGGtagtggggttagggttagggttagggtagtggGGGGTTAGGGTAGtggggttagggtaaggggcgtTAGGGTAGtggggttagggtaaggggcgtAAGGGTAGGGGGGGTAGGGTAGTGGGGTTAGGGTgtgggttagggtaaggggggTTAGGGTAGTGGGGTTAGGGTGGGGGGGTTAGGGTAGtggggttagggtaaggggggTTAGGGTAGTGGGGTTAGGGTGTGGGTTAGGGTAGGGGGGTTAGGGTAGTGGGGTTAGGGTGGGGGGGTTAGGGTAgtgggttagggtaaggggggTTAGGGTAGTGGGGTTAGGGTGTGGGTTAGGGTAGGGGGGTTAGGGTAGTGGGGTTAGGGTAGGGGGGTTAGGGTAGTGGGATTAGGGTAAGGGGCGCTAGGGTAGTGGGGTTAGGGTAGGGGGGTTAGGGTAGTGGGGTTAGGGTGTGGGTTAGGGTAGTGGGGTTAGGGTAGTGGGGTTAGGGTAAGGGCCGTTAGGGTAGTGGGGTTAGGGTAGTGGGGTTAGGGTAGTGGGGTTAGGGTAGTGGGTTAGGGTGTGGGTTAGGGTAGTGGGGTTAGGGTAGTAGGGGGTTAGGGTAGTGGGGTTAGGGTaggggggttagggttagggttagggtagtggggttagggtaaggggggTTAGGGGTAGTGGGGTTAGGGTaggggggttagggttagggttagggtagtggggttagggtaaggggggTTAGGGTAGTGGGGTTAGGGTAGTGGGGTTAGGGTCGTGGGGGGTTAGGGTAGGGGGGTTAGGGTTGtggggttagggtaagggggtTAAGGTTAGGGAACACATTGTACCAGTAAATGTCCTCCATAAAATGTTTATACTaacacgtgtatgtgtgttacagtgtgtgttacagtgtgtgttacagtgtgtatTTACCGAAGCCACGGTGCCGATCTGTCGGATGTTTTGTTCGTAACTCAGAGAACTGGCCGGACGACTCGGAGTTCTTCTACTGTACCAGAACGTGTAGTTATACTGGAGAGGATGCTCACCTGCACCTGGACACAcggtctacacacacacaggtagacacacacacacacacacacacaggtagacacacacacgcacaggtagacacacacacacacaggtagacacacacacacacaggtcaatggacagacagagagacagataggTAGACAAACAGATAGGTAGACAAACAGAGAGGTAGACAaatagagagacagacagagagacagacagagagacagacagacaaatagaGAAACAGacatagacagacagagaggtaGACAGGTGGTCTGACCTTGCGTcggttgttgttattgttgttggtcCCATcactgttgtcatggtgacagtCTGTCTCCTCCGTGTCCTCTTCGTCCCTCAGActggaacaggaagtgtccAGATAAAACAACTCATCACGTGATCAACGagtcaaattttaaataaagtttaaaccGTCAGAAAGGCTTCAGCTAAATGTTTCATCAATGAAAAGAACcggtttaaataaagtttcaacaaatgaaaaaggagTTGATGGAGGTTTAATTTAGAGCTTACATATGTTTAAAGAACCGGGTTAACGGGAACTTTAAATAAGGTTtaactactttaaaaaaaaaaaactgcttaacGTTGaactttaaataaagtttaaatcaATGAAACCGGAAGCTAGCAGTTAGCCGTTAGCCCTGAATGTTCCGGTGAGATCCAAGTATGGCCGGTTATCTACAGGTTATTTACCGGTTATCTACCGGTTATTTACCGGTTGAATTAGTCTCTTACCGCTCTAGTTGGTTCATGTCTCCTCCGTCTTCTATTTATTCCTCTGTAATTTTATTATTGACTCTATTTATCTACACCCGTCTCTACGCATGCGTCTCTGAGCTCACGGCTTCTACTACTGCGCAAGTGCGGAAGCAATGTACGGGAACGGAGAAGGGACAAACAGCACGGGTGTTTGCGCTTGGTTAAGAGAGGTCATATCGGGGtcttccactagatggagccacAGCTCTAACGCGTTTCTGTTTGGATTGAAATGAACTGTATTTCAGATGTGTAGTTTATTTACGCTCATTCGCCCTGCGTGTAGTGATGTCATATGTCCCGACCAATCAAAGTAAATAATCCACACCTTCATCTCCAGAGGGGTATTGTACAAAACCAAGAGAAGGGATTAAGCCTGGATATGTaggttatcctggatgaattTGGCTCCAAGTCGGTTGCACAAAAGCAGGATAACTTTATCCTGGACTAGTAACTGTGGTGGTTTATCTTCTGCAGctagcctgctccagaccaggatcagaaccaggatcagattaatcctgtgttggatctgttgtcaacactgtgagaaatgaatgtgttttacagcACATAAGAACataagaaagagagaaaaatgacaGAGAATTATGTATCACTACTTAAACATTACAGACAGAAGACGTCATTCTGACTTCTGTGTTTAGCTTCAACAATCtttctattcattcatttggtttattactgtcagaccGTATATTCCAATACTAATAAAGACTAGTTGATGAAGTTCTGTCAGAGTCTGATTAATATGTGGATCATTGCAGTTGATTAgattttcacttttaaagaTGCTGGAGTTGAAAGATGGTCTCTATTACAGCTGACGGGGGCAACATAGTTCACATATAGGTCCAACTCCCCATTCAcctgtttcctcttcatgaCGTCATATCTGTTTTATATCATAtctgtgtgatgtgtggtgTGTATTTGTAAGAATCTTGGATATTATGAGTATGTAACAACATCACTGACTTTATATGAATCTGGACTAAATAAGCAGGAGATCAGTGACAGCGTCTCCTCATCTGCAGAGCTTCACTCCTCCTGCCACGTACATGCAGACGTGAATCAGACATTTACAGGACAAACCAAACCtgttatttaataaaatgtacagAACTAACTGGATCGTCTTCTAGTGCCTCCAAAAGTAAAACCGTGTCCCAGACGCTGCAAGAACATTCAGAGTCAGACAGTTTAATATCATCAAGTGTGTTTAATCTCTAGTAGAACTGAACCCCTTaagaagctgctgcttcctgttgctCAGACTGAGTCCATCACTGGCCCCTTTATTAAGATCCACTACCAGCCCCTCTGCtggggtcagctcctggttggggggtcagctcctggctgggggggtcagctcctggttgggggatcagctcctggttgggggggtcagctcctggttggggggtcagctcctggttgggggggtcagctcctggttgggtggtcagctcctggttgggggggtcagctcctggctgctggggtcagctcctggttgggggggtcagctcctggctgctggggtcagctcctggttgggggatcagctcctggttgggggggtcagctcctggttgggggggtcagctcctggttgggggatcagctcctggttgggggatcagctcctggttgggggggtcagctcctggttggggGATCAGCTCCTGGCTGGGTGGATCAGCTCCTGGCTGGGGGGGATCAGCTCCTGGCTGGGTGGATCAGCTCCTGGCTGGGTGGATCATCCCTGGTGTCAGTtttatgttctattttttttttttaccgttaaaaccaaacagaaatacGTTGTCAGCAGAATcttgttgtgtttggttttcacCTGCTGCTCAGTCCTCAGTTTGTTATTTAAGAtgatgaatgaaacagaaacaatgtgTGAAAATAGACTCAATAGAACAGTAGATCATTTCTTTGAGCCTAATTATACCGTATATAACATGAGTAACATGTACTTCTATGAGTCAtattaaagctaaaacactcTAATGGATTAATCAGCTCCACATCCTTTACCTGTAACTAGAACAGTTCCAGTGGAGAACAGTTTCTCAGTCGTACATGTTCAGGCTACTAACACATTAAACCGGTCCACTATTGTCTACCAggcttctctctcctttttaatTGCTCTGGTGTTGCCATTTGTTCCTATAATGTTCTTTAATTCTTCATATTGTCCAACCAGCAGCTCTGGTCCAGTGGTGGTGAAGTAGGACGCTCGTCCCTGATCCATTTTCCTATCGGTGATTCTGTGATCGGCCTCTTGGTCTTCTTTAGAATAACGTGAACACGCTCTTATCCTAACAATCCACTTCTGCTTTAATTAAACCACGTCTTTTTATCCTGACTCAGCAAACATGCAACCGATTAATCCAAGAAAGCACCAACCAGGTTTAGTCAAGCCGGACTTACTCACTTATCCCGGATGTCTTTATCTGACTTATGTGCAACATCCCCAGATACGTAAGCACAAGTCACCTGGTGTTAGTTTAGTTCTTTTATTAGTCTCCTCTTCAccacaatcatcatcatcatcatcatcatcatcatcttcaccacaatcatcatcatcatcatcatcatcatcatcatcaccatcaccatcaccttcatcatcatcatcatcttcatcatcaccatcatcatcatcatcatcatcatcatcatcatcacatcaccTTCAGGGTCTTCaggttgtgtgtttattgtgtatgTTGTGGGTCAGGGTCTTCaggttgtgtgtttattgtgtatgTTGTGGGTCAGGATCTTCaggttgtgtgtttattgtgtatgTTGTGGGTCAGGGTCTTCAGGATGTCGTTCTCTCGTTCCAGCTGATGGTTTCTCTCCTGAAggtctctgatctgttctctcaggagctccacctcctccctcacaGCCAACATCAGGTGACTCTTCACCAGGTcctacacacagacagacagacaggtagacaggtagacagacaggtagacagacaggtagacagacagacagacagacaggtagacagacagacagacaggtagacaggtagacagacaggtagacagacagaccggtagacagacagacagacagacagacaggtagacagacaggtagacagacagaccggtagacagacaggtagacagacaggaagacaggtagacagacagacaggtagacagacagacaaacagacagacaggtagacagacagacagacagacaggtagacagacagacagacaggaagacagacaaacaaggagacagacagacagacagacaaacaggtagacagacagacagacagacagacagacagacaggtagacaggtagacagacagacaggtagacagacagacagacagacagacaggtagacaggtagacagacagacaggtagacagacagacagacagacagacaggtagacaggtagacagacagacaggtagacaggtagacaggtagacagacagacaggtagacagcaGTTCAGTTCCACTGatcattttattgttaattaacTGTTAGTTGTTTTCTCACCATGGCTCGTTCAATTTTGTTGTCAATGGCCATCAGACTGTTACTGGAAGTActgcaaagacagagagacagacaggtgagagaCAGACTTGTAGAGACCAACAGGTGAGAGACAGGCaggtgagagacagacaggtgagagacagac harbors:
- the eif4e2rs1 gene encoding eukaryotic translation initiation factor 4E family member 2 related sequence 1, which produces MNQLERLRDEEDTEETDCHHDNSDGTNNNNNNRRKTVCPGAGEHPLQYNYTFWYSRRTPSRPASSLSYEQNIRQIGTVASVEQFWKFYSHLVRPGDLSGHSDFHLFKEGIKPMWEDESNRSGGKWIIRLRKGLASRFWENIILAMLGEQFMVGEEICGAVVSIRFQEDILSIWNRTSNDQTTTSRIRDTLRRVLNLPANTIMEYKTHNDSLRDNSSFRNTKISL